The nucleotide window aaaggcctgtgccacccccgccgccgccgctgccgctgtcGCCCCGGCCCATGTGTTCTTATATAAAGCAGACACCAAGCCACACAATGGGATATGAAAATAGATGTATTGGCCAGTAGTTGCAGAGGCTTGTCCTGAGTGTCAAGGACAAGAGCCTCAGGTCCTGCCGAGGCTCTTCTTGATGAAGTGGCCCACCAGCCTCTGAGGTCTCTGCTGGTATTCCACCAGCACATCGTGGGGGGTGTTGATCTGGTCCCCTTGCAGTCGGTCCAGGAGGGTCACACACACCACAGCCGCTGCAAAGAGCAGACACCTTCCTTAGCTCCCCAGAGAGGAAGGCCCAATCCAGGGAGTGCAGTGTGCAGgccagggatgggagggagggctgtGTGGGTGGTGTGGGACACCATGGATGAAGATACATCCTCCGGCAACTCTGGCAGTTCCCCATTTTAACACATCACCTATGGCCTTTGACTTTGCTGCCAAAAGAAATTCCAGCCAGTTCCAGGGCCAGCTCCTGGCTGCCCTATGAAGCCCTGCAGGACATATGTTGTCCCAGACCGTGGGGCACAGATAGTTCTGAGAGGTAATGTTCAATCGGAAGGATGCTCAGGTCTAGACAAGAGGGTGGATTAGTCTTCAGAAAGCCACGTTCTTGGCAGGGCTGGGGCAGCTTTCTATAGGAGCTGGAATAGCTCATCACCATCTTTCTTACCCTTCTCAAGGGGCTGGGGAATCTCTGCAAGAACACTGAGGACCCCGTGTTGCTGTGTGACAATGAAGACACTGTGCAGGGATGACACCTTGGCCAAGAGCTGACCACGGCAGACACAAGTGAGAAATCAACATTGCCGCAATCCCAGGAGGGGCCTTCTGCGATGGACCAgcgaaagagacagaaaaaggacCCCAAGGCCATCCTGCGTCTTCCTACCTCTCAGgccacaggcactgcacatgGTGGCAAACAATGAAGACTCCATCTCGATGTTTCGGACGCCTGCAGCGTGCGCTGCCTGCAGATAGGCCTGCTTGTCCTTCTCTGTGTGGGAGCAGAGGGCACCATCCAGACGGCCTTGCCCTGCAGGGCATGAAGATGGGACAACCACACGCACAGGTCAGAGTCTACACTTGGGCACCACGCTATAAATGCCATCAGGACACCAGGGATGCGGGGGCCCACCCAGGCCCTGCCTGTCTTCAAGCGGTAGATAGCTGCTCCAATCATTACAAATGCCGTGACCGGGTTAGCAGCCCACATGAAGGTGCCCCATCAGAGACAGCACCACACCATCACAAAGTGGGCTTGGGGTGGGCAAGGCGTCCCTGGACCCCTCCCCCCACGCCCTCACTTCCTCTCACCCTCGTAGAAGTCCAAGGTGCACATGGTGTTACCCACAACCGTGGGGAACTCATTCAGGTCTGAGGAGCACTGCAGCAGTTCCTGCACCAGCTGGGCATCCAGGCTGGTGCTGCGGACCACCCGCTTCCCCAGGACAATCTGCTCAAACTCCGGCTTGAAGCTCTCATTCACTGCCTGCTGCGTGATGACTACAGAGCCAGGCTCCAGACCTGAGGAAGGCCAAAATGTCATGCTTACCCAGGGTGACAGAGCAGCACAGCAGAGAACAGGCACAATGACCGTGATCTATCGACCCAGCTAAGTACTGAAGTACCCCGGCATTTACTGAAGCCCTCCGTCCCTTTTCCTAGTCAGAGTGTTTCCTAGCTGGGGTTTTGCACGGAATCATTGGCGTAAGCAAGGAAAAGCAAAGAACTGCAACCCCGCTGGGAGTTGCTGTATCCTTTACCAAAAGTCTGTCTTCCAGGCATGGTCACTGACTAGGACTCCACCAACTAGGTGACCATGATGTTAGTTTAATCATTCCAGATTATATCTTTACTTTGTAAACTTTCAACCAGACCCAAAAGCAGACAAAGTATAGAAAAACCTCACGTGCCTCAAAACAGCCTCCATCCTTTCCAACTTGTGACTAGCTTGCTTTCCTCTGCATCCAGCACAGCCATCTCTGCAGGGTCCACACTGGAAGTATGCCCTCCTGGAACACCTGCATGTTTCTAAGTGTAATATCCTGTTCTTTTTCCGTtggatttatattttcttttttctttttgtttttctgagacagggtttctctgtgtagctttggaacctatcctggaactcactctgtagaccaggctggcctctaactcatggagatcctctgCCACCCAAGAGCTGAGTTTacttaaaggtgtgggccactatgcccagcaggtttatattttcttatacaaTGTGACCACTGCTGGGAGTCTGAAATCCTACCTCCCAAGAGCAATGTACGAAGACCCGGATGCCTAAACCTAAGGCTGTACTGTCCCTGGAGCCGACACAATGGCCTTGTGTTCCTGGTGGGAACGGAAATTGCTAGAGACTAGTTACTACAGTGACTTTAGCTCCTTAGTGACAAATAAGAACTTACTTGAACTTACTTCAGACTTTTACTTACTTATGCTCTGGTATGTCACTGCCCAGCAcgcgcacatgcgcgcgcgtacacatacacacacacacacacacacacacacacacacacacacacacacacccctgactGCCAAAACCCACTCTGAAAGATAATCCCCACTGTGAACGGGAACACTTGGGACTGGGTGAGGCTCTGCTCTAAAGGCTAGATTAACTCACTGAGATTAAGGTTGGATAAGtggtggaggctgaggcagagatgggtCTCACATACATGATGAACCCCTGTGCCATCCCTAGAATCTACCAGGAAGAAGGCTTCACCCAGCTACGGGCCACAGTCCTGAGCCCAAGCAGACCTTGTCTTTACAACTGAAAACAGACCAGAGCAAATCAACAGCCTCCAAGTGTTTTGTAGTCTTCTTCAAAACCTCTTCCTCAATTCTTAGGTTGTTTGCTTGTgggttttttgtggggggggaggggtggttggttgattggtttttagtttttggtttctttaggttttttggtttggggtttttgttctttttttttgggggggggtgtcaatgATTAGGAACTTCTGAGCTAATTTCAGGCCCCTTTTGTTAGTTGTGCATCCCACCCCCAAATACACACTCTGATCGAATGAAGAGATAGGCAGAGAGGAAGGCCCTTGAACAATCCCCAGTGTGTTCACACCATCTTGGAGCTGCTGCTGGgctctgtcccctcctccacctcacctacaacccaccacccaccacccaccacccaccacccaccactccTCAGTCCTCACCTATCCCGCCTGAAGTACCGATGCGGATGATGGTAACGTTGGAGCACCTGGCATGGTACAGCAACTTGATGAGCTCATGCAACATGATCCCGATGGAAGGAATGCCCATGCCATGCtgaaacaagaaagacatgcagCAGCTCAGCCCAACATTGTGCCTTCATCAACGCATGCAGAGGTCCCTCCAAACAGAGGACTCACCCTGCACTTCAAATCGTTCAAAGACAACCAAGCTTTGCACAGAAGGAGATTGAGAGGGAGAACATTCACATAACTCATTTATTACACAGTTATAATTATTCTGCTGTATCAGTCATTATTGCCGCTCTTTTGCTATACCTGGTTCACAACTAAGATGTATCATAGGCTTGTGTCTCTAAAAGGAGTGCTATTTGTATTGATTGGTTTTGTTACACTCCTGCCTTGAAACATCCACTGGGGTCTTTGGAACAAAGCCTGTGTGGGGAAGGAGATTACTGTACATTTGATGTGGTGTACTTCCACTAATGAAATCATCATGTGGAAATGGACAGGCTTCAAGTAGTAACAGAGCTGCCCTATACATGACCTACCTCTCTTGACTCACAAGGCCTTCAGAGCAGGAGGAAGTGGCTGCTATTGCTAAGTAACAAACACTGCTTCCTGACAGTTGAAGCCATGCACAAAGGCCTGCCATATTGGATAAGGTTTGATCACTGCACTTTGCTCCTGCCCTCTCTCTCCAGTTTAGCAATACAAGGTAACCAGCTGGTCCCCCAACCCCCGACATCAGGCACTCTACTGATTGCACCTATGCCTCGGCCATATCCTCCTTGCCTCTGCAATGCAACCCCACTCCACATGCCTTTCAAAGACCCTCTGACACTCACATCTCCTAAgacacctctcccctccccagacaGGTGCTGTCCCTATGGCAGAGCCCTACAGCAAAGGGACCCCTTTCAGAATGTCAAACCCAGGAAATGCTTCCACAAGGTGCCTTTGCTATCAGGTGATTCTACATGACTGATACGCTTGGAGGTCTAGCTGACCAGTgtcaagaaacacatctcaacaggAAGGGAATCCACAACTGAGCTGTGGTTCTTTGTTATATTATTGCCAAAGGAAATCAAATGTTAGAAAACGACTCTTTAGATAGAATACTGGAGATTTTTCTGTATTCACTTTAATTGCTCACACAACCTGTGTTATAAAGCAGGCCAGTCAGTCACTGTGAGATAGAAGAGGCATGGAGACCTGGCATGTGGTTCTTCTTACAgcactgggccaggcagggaagtCCTCCTGGGCACCTGCCACCCTTACACAGAGTGGACAGCTGtgcatatttacatgtgtgtctgcTTTTGTATACTGAGGCTGTCCAGGAAGCTAAGCCTTAAGGGCTGGAGCCTAGGACTTACTCATGCCCAGATCCCAGCTGCTGAGAGCTCACCATGCTCCCAGCCACTTACAGTAAACAAATGATAGGGGGCCAGCTGTTCAGCTATCCACACACAAAGGGAGAAGTGTGGGCACAAGGCCTTGCAGAACATGGACACCAAATCCAAGTGAAAAGCAAGTACTCACGCTCACAGACAGCACAGGTCCAACTTTATACATGGCGTAGCGGTCAGTGCCTGCACAGATGTTGGGATACTCTCTCCCTGGATGGTCAAGGCCCAGCTCG belongs to Onychomys torridus chromosome 10, mOncTor1.1, whole genome shotgun sequence and includes:
- the Upp1 gene encoding uridine phosphorylase 1 is translated as MAATGTEAKDLKNHHNKDCFVQLSNPNIATMKEDVLYHFNLSTSTHDFPAMFGDVKFVCVGGSPSRMSTFIRYMAAELGLDHPGREYPNICAGTDRYAMYKVGPVLSVSHGMGIPSIGIMLHELIKLLYHARCSNVTIIRIGTSGGIGLEPGSVVITQQAVNESFKPEFEQIVLGKRVVRSTSLDAQLVQELLQCSSDLNEFPTVVGNTMCTLDFYEGQGRLDGALCSHTEKDKQAYLQAAHAAGVRNIEMESSLFATMCSACGLRAAVVCVTLLDRLQGDQINTPHDVLVEYQQRPQRLVGHFIKKSLGRT